In Actinoplanes sp. NBC_00393, a single genomic region encodes these proteins:
- the otnK gene encoding 3-oxo-tetronate kinase, whose product MRLGCIADDYTGGTDVAAALRRAGLRTVLLFGTPDPALELPDCDAVVVGLKTRTVTATDAVQQSLHVRDWLTRHGVDRVYFKYCSTFDSTDDGNIGPVTDALLDTADEAMTLICPASPEHGRTVYQGHLFVNGVLLSESPMRHHPLTPMTDPSLVRVMSRQTPHPVGLLTLPVVRAGHEAVHTELDRLRADGVRHVVVDATQDSDLDTVAAAAQRFGVLTGGAGLAGAYGRVAFPARLAADTTPQPPSGGPGIILAGSCSAATLEQVARARSVFPAYRLDPAAEPDLLRRATAWLTANLGETPVLIYSSAPPEQRVPGAADLLERTLGALAHAAVDLGARRIVVAGGETSGAVVSALGIGAVIVAGEEDRGVPWCHTTGTPALRLLLKSGNFGSPDLLVRAMKEAS is encoded by the coding sequence ATGAGGCTCGGGTGCATCGCTGACGACTACACCGGCGGCACCGACGTCGCCGCCGCACTGCGACGGGCCGGGCTGCGCACCGTGCTGCTCTTCGGCACCCCGGATCCAGCACTGGAACTACCGGACTGCGATGCCGTCGTGGTCGGGTTGAAGACCCGGACCGTCACGGCTACCGACGCCGTCCAGCAGAGCCTGCACGTGCGCGACTGGCTCACCCGACACGGGGTCGACCGGGTCTACTTCAAGTACTGCTCGACGTTCGACTCGACCGACGACGGCAACATCGGGCCGGTCACCGATGCGCTGCTGGACACGGCGGACGAGGCGATGACCCTGATCTGCCCGGCGTCACCCGAGCACGGGCGCACCGTTTACCAGGGGCATCTGTTCGTGAACGGGGTGCTGCTGTCGGAGTCGCCGATGCGGCACCACCCACTGACGCCGATGACCGACCCATCGCTGGTACGGGTGATGAGCAGGCAGACACCGCATCCGGTGGGACTGCTCACCCTGCCGGTCGTGCGCGCCGGACACGAAGCGGTCCACACCGAGTTGGACCGGCTGCGGGCCGACGGTGTCCGGCACGTCGTCGTCGACGCCACCCAGGACAGCGACCTTGACACCGTCGCCGCCGCCGCGCAGCGATTCGGCGTGCTGACCGGCGGCGCCGGACTGGCCGGCGCCTACGGCCGGGTGGCCTTCCCGGCCCGCCTCGCCGCTGACACCACACCGCAGCCACCGTCCGGCGGCCCGGGCATCATCCTGGCCGGCAGCTGCTCGGCGGCGACCCTCGAACAGGTCGCCCGGGCACGCTCGGTGTTCCCGGCCTATCGGCTCGACCCCGCCGCCGAACCGGACCTGCTGAGGCGGGCCACCGCCTGGCTGACCGCCAACCTCGGCGAGACGCCCGTGCTGATCTACTCCTCCGCGCCACCGGAGCAACGCGTACCCGGCGCCGCGGACCTGCTCGAACGCACGCTCGGCGCGTTGGCCCACGCCGCCGTAGACCTCGGCGCCCGACGCATCGTCGTGGCCGGCGGGGAGACCTCCGGAGCGGTCGTCTCCGCGCTGGGCATCGGCGCCGTCATCGTGGCCGGCGAGGAGGACCGCGGAGTGCCCTGGTGCCACACCACCGGCACACCGGCGCTGCGCCTACTGCTCAAATCCGGCAACTTCGGCAGCCCTGACCTGCTCGTCCGAGCTATGAAAGAAGCATCATGA
- a CDS encoding aspartate/glutamate racemase family protein: MTPRAGGDRDTVGPHLERTPVADSTPLIALIHATPASVTPAGQAFTAEFAAARLWNLLDDRLISEAEQAGGLTAGLHQRMQNLIGYAVAGGADAVLLTCSMYGPVAYDVASTVSVPVLASDQALFDEVASRDPQRVAVLGPVQTGVDDTAARLRSQLPGPQITGSVIAGARSATSAGDLEALDRAVCEAAQAVPDDVDLIVLGQFSVSPAQPAAQRAVTVPVLSPPHLAAQRLRRHFGGAGR; the protein is encoded by the coding sequence GTGACACCCCGGGCCGGCGGTGACCGGGACACCGTCGGCCCGCATCTGGAAAGGACACCCGTGGCCGACAGCACTCCCCTCATCGCCCTCATCCACGCCACCCCCGCCTCCGTCACCCCCGCCGGCCAGGCGTTCACCGCCGAGTTCGCCGCCGCACGTCTCTGGAACCTCCTCGACGACCGGCTCATCAGCGAGGCCGAGCAGGCCGGCGGACTCACCGCCGGGCTTCACCAGCGGATGCAGAACCTGATCGGGTACGCCGTGGCCGGCGGCGCCGACGCGGTGCTGCTGACCTGCTCGATGTACGGGCCGGTCGCCTACGACGTGGCGTCGACCGTGAGCGTTCCCGTCCTCGCGTCCGACCAGGCGCTGTTCGACGAGGTAGCGTCTCGCGACCCGCAGCGAGTCGCGGTGCTGGGGCCCGTCCAGACGGGGGTCGACGACACCGCCGCACGGCTGCGGTCGCAGCTGCCGGGGCCGCAGATCACCGGATCGGTCATCGCCGGGGCCCGGTCCGCGACATCCGCCGGTGACCTCGAAGCACTGGATCGGGCCGTGTGCGAGGCCGCTCAGGCCGTACCCGATGATGTTGATCTGATCGTTCTCGGCCAGTTCTCCGTGTCGCCGGCGCAGCCGGCCGCGCAGCGGGCCGTGACCGTTCCGGTGCTCAGCCCGCCGCACCTGGCCGCGCAGCGGCTGCGGCGTCACTTCGGCGGAGCCGGCCGATGA
- a CDS encoding isocitrate/isopropylmalate dehydrogenase family protein produces MTNYSLGVLHGDGIGPEIVPASVSVLDAAIAAAGAAAIDWVTLPLGAAAIEEHGTAVPEQTLTALAALDGWLLGPHDSAAYPEPHRSKLNPSGTIRKHFDLYANIRPAKSFERGNAIVEGTDLVIVRENTQGFYADRSTYAGTGEFMPSPDVAIALGIITRPAVERIARSAFELAMRRDKRVTIVHKANVLKMTTGLFRDVCREVAKDYPEVALDDFHIDAMTVHLVRRANAFDVIVTENMFGDILSDLAGEIAGSLGIAPSINSSDTHAMAQAAHGSAPDIAGRDIANPIAMILSSAMLLDWLAAKHDDEKLRDAARRVEAGVESAVRAGVSTRDLGGTASTSGFTAAVVDAIRAA; encoded by the coding sequence ATGACCAACTACTCCCTCGGGGTCCTGCACGGTGACGGCATCGGACCGGAGATCGTCCCCGCATCGGTGAGCGTTCTCGACGCCGCGATCGCCGCCGCCGGCGCCGCCGCGATCGACTGGGTCACGCTGCCGCTGGGCGCCGCCGCGATCGAGGAACACGGCACAGCGGTGCCGGAGCAGACCCTGACCGCGCTCGCCGCTCTGGACGGCTGGCTGCTCGGACCGCACGACAGCGCCGCCTACCCAGAGCCGCACCGCTCCAAGCTGAACCCCAGCGGCACCATCCGCAAACACTTCGACCTGTACGCCAACATCCGTCCCGCCAAGAGCTTCGAGCGCGGCAACGCCATCGTCGAGGGCACCGACCTGGTCATCGTGCGGGAGAACACCCAGGGCTTCTACGCCGACCGCAGCACGTACGCCGGCACCGGCGAGTTCATGCCGTCCCCGGACGTGGCCATCGCGCTCGGCATCATCACCCGCCCAGCCGTCGAGCGCATCGCCCGGTCCGCGTTCGAACTGGCGATGCGGCGCGACAAGCGGGTCACCATCGTGCACAAGGCCAACGTGCTGAAGATGACCACCGGCCTGTTCCGCGATGTGTGCCGCGAGGTCGCGAAGGACTACCCGGAGGTGGCCCTCGACGACTTCCACATCGACGCGATGACCGTGCACCTGGTCCGGCGGGCCAACGCGTTCGACGTCATCGTCACCGAGAACATGTTCGGCGACATCCTGTCCGACCTGGCCGGTGAGATCGCCGGATCGCTCGGCATCGCCCCGTCCATCAACTCCTCCGACACCCACGCGATGGCCCAGGCCGCGCACGGCTCGGCCCCCGACATCGCCGGACGGGACATCGCCAACCCGATCGCCATGATCCTGTCCAGCGCGATGCTGCTGGACTGGCTCGCCGCCAAGCACGACGACGAGAAGCTGCGTGATGCCGCCCGCCGTGTCGAGGCCGGTGTCGAATCCGCCGTCCGCGCCGGTGTCAGCACCCGTGACCTCGGTGGCACCGCATCGACCAGCGGTTTCACCGCGGCGGTCGTCGACGCGATCCGCGCGGCGTGA
- a CDS encoding ABC transporter ATP-binding protein produces MPEVTVSNLYKKFGDVTVLHEVDFTIRDGEFFTLLGPSGCGKSTTLNCIAGLEQPTGGRITVGDNTFVDTKSKIFRTPEERNLGMVFQSYALWPHMTVAANLAMPLTIRKASKKDKQERIADALDKVGLAHLADRYPHQLSGGQQQRVALARALVYSPSVLLLDEPLSNLDAKLREQARAWLKRLQEELGITTVYVTHDQDEALALSDRIAVMSEGRMMQIGTPKEIYEAPAAPEVAAFVGRCNFLLGRVEDTSGGRSQIRLDASGDVVTVQSDLPVTKGQDVTVAIRPERLQVRPKGEAGSGPNHLTTDILTSSYVGSRYEYDLKLGSHVVQVSTSRPGLTGSVSLIFEPDAALLYPKAVVPDAEAAELLTIPS; encoded by the coding sequence ATGCCTGAGGTCACCGTCAGCAACCTCTACAAGAAGTTCGGTGACGTCACCGTCCTGCACGAGGTCGACTTCACCATCCGCGACGGCGAGTTCTTCACTCTGCTCGGCCCCAGCGGCTGCGGCAAGTCCACCACCCTGAACTGCATAGCCGGCCTCGAACAGCCCACCGGCGGCCGGATCACCGTCGGTGACAACACCTTCGTCGACACCAAGAGCAAGATCTTCCGTACGCCCGAGGAACGCAACCTCGGCATGGTCTTCCAGTCGTACGCCCTGTGGCCGCACATGACCGTGGCCGCGAACCTGGCCATGCCCCTGACCATCCGCAAAGCCAGTAAGAAGGACAAGCAGGAGCGGATCGCCGACGCCCTCGACAAGGTCGGCCTCGCCCACCTGGCCGACCGCTATCCGCACCAGCTCTCCGGCGGGCAGCAGCAGCGCGTCGCCCTGGCCCGCGCCCTGGTCTATTCGCCGTCGGTGCTGCTGCTCGACGAGCCACTGTCGAACCTCGACGCGAAACTGCGCGAACAGGCCCGGGCCTGGCTCAAGCGGCTGCAGGAGGAACTCGGCATCACCACCGTCTACGTCACCCACGACCAGGACGAGGCCCTGGCCCTCAGCGACCGGATCGCGGTGATGTCCGAAGGCCGGATGATGCAGATCGGCACCCCGAAAGAGATCTACGAAGCCCCGGCCGCACCCGAGGTGGCGGCGTTCGTCGGCCGCTGCAACTTCCTGCTCGGCCGCGTCGAGGACACCAGCGGCGGCCGCAGCCAGATCCGTCTCGACGCCAGCGGCGACGTGGTCACCGTCCAGAGTGACCTGCCGGTCACGAAGGGGCAGGACGTCACCGTCGCCATCCGCCCCGAACGCCTGCAGGTGAGGCCGAAGGGTGAGGCCGGCAGCGGCCCCAACCACCTCACCACCGACATCCTGACCAGCTCCTACGTCGGCTCGCGCTACGAGTACGACCTCAAGCTCGGCAGCCACGTCGTGCAGGTGTCGACGTCCCGGCCCGGCCTGACCGGCAGCGTGTCCCTGATCTTCGAACCGGACGCGGCCCTGCTCTACCCCAAGGCCGTGGTGCCGGACGCCGAAGCCGCCGAACTGCTCACCATCCCTTCCTGA
- a CDS encoding ABC transporter permease, with product MTTVLEAPRYRRFLGAGRELWVQYAVLALLALLVLAPVVPTLYQSFLDRPLYEAGGILTADNYVRLFTDAGFGTVILNTALFAVGTTVLTLLIAVPMAVIVVRTQLPGARFFAAAMQWPFFISSLILGFGWITLYGPAGFVSTEIRTWIGTVPWNLYSIPGMAVTEAVALAPIAYVFCANALRQSDASLESAAQVCGAKPMRILFSVIVPMLRPPIVYSSILVFSMSVETLSVPLLYGQPVGISVFSTFLYSNGLQSIDPDYGVLGAASALILVVTIGLVAMQAKLLKDAQRFVSVRGKATRPRRLDLGWLKWVSIAALGVYVIFGALLPIGGLIFRSFTLIFTPLQSPFQTLTTANYERIFSFEAYTRSIVNSLIIAAVGAVLVSALSVLAVVVARRSTFRFRRAVEYLALAPQAMPGIIIGIGLFWAFAYAPFGAGGLIQGTLFALIIGFGLRALPSGFGSIAPSVMQLGAELDNAARVSGADWLRTFTRILGRLMVPAFAGAMILTFVTMLKEYSPAIFLGSADTNILGTTMLELWVQGNTGSVAALATLQIAITAAFVGLAGLLMKGYRDA from the coding sequence ATGACGACCGTTCTCGAAGCCCCCCGATACCGGCGCTTTCTCGGCGCCGGCCGGGAGTTATGGGTCCAGTACGCGGTCCTCGCGCTGCTCGCACTGCTGGTCCTGGCTCCCGTCGTACCGACTCTCTACCAGTCGTTCCTGGACCGCCCCCTCTACGAGGCGGGCGGGATCCTCACCGCCGACAACTACGTCCGGCTCTTCACCGACGCCGGGTTCGGCACCGTCATCCTCAACACCGCGCTGTTCGCCGTCGGTACGACCGTGCTGACGCTGCTCATCGCTGTGCCGATGGCCGTCATCGTGGTCCGCACCCAACTACCCGGGGCGCGGTTCTTCGCGGCGGCGATGCAGTGGCCGTTCTTCATCTCCTCGCTGATCCTCGGCTTCGGCTGGATCACCCTGTACGGACCGGCCGGATTCGTCAGCACCGAGATCCGGACCTGGATCGGCACCGTGCCGTGGAACCTGTACTCGATCCCCGGCATGGCGGTCACCGAAGCGGTGGCGTTGGCGCCGATCGCCTACGTCTTCTGCGCCAACGCGCTGCGCCAGTCGGACGCCTCCCTGGAGTCCGCAGCGCAGGTCTGCGGCGCGAAGCCGATGCGGATCCTGTTCTCGGTCATCGTGCCGATGCTGCGCCCGCCCATCGTCTACAGCTCGATCCTGGTGTTCAGCATGTCGGTGGAGACGCTCAGCGTCCCGCTGCTCTACGGCCAGCCGGTCGGCATCTCGGTGTTCTCCACCTTCCTCTACAGCAACGGCCTCCAGTCGATCGACCCGGACTACGGGGTGCTCGGCGCGGCGTCGGCGCTGATCCTGGTGGTCACCATCGGCCTGGTGGCGATGCAGGCCAAGCTGCTCAAGGACGCGCAGCGGTTCGTGTCGGTGCGCGGCAAGGCGACCCGTCCGCGCCGGCTCGACCTGGGCTGGCTCAAGTGGGTCAGCATCGCCGCGCTCGGTGTCTACGTGATCTTCGGGGCACTGCTGCCGATCGGCGGGCTGATCTTCCGATCGTTCACGCTGATCTTCACGCCGTTGCAGTCGCCGTTCCAGACCCTGACCACGGCCAACTACGAGCGCATCTTCTCGTTCGAGGCATACACCCGGTCGATCGTCAACAGCCTGATCATCGCGGCGGTCGGGGCGGTCCTGGTCAGCGCCCTGTCCGTGCTCGCCGTGGTCGTGGCCCGCCGGTCCACGTTCCGGTTCCGCCGGGCCGTCGAATACCTGGCCCTGGCCCCGCAGGCGATGCCCGGCATCATCATCGGCATCGGCCTGTTCTGGGCCTTCGCCTACGCGCCGTTCGGCGCAGGTGGTCTCATCCAGGGCACCCTGTTCGCACTGATCATCGGCTTCGGGCTGCGGGCACTGCCCAGCGGCTTCGGCTCGATCGCCCCCTCGGTGATGCAACTCGGCGCCGAACTCGACAACGCCGCCCGGGTGTCCGGCGCCGACTGGCTGCGCACCTTCACCCGCATCCTCGGCCGCCTCATGGTGCCCGCCTTCGCCGGCGCCATGATCCTCACCTTCGTCACGATGCTCAAGGAGTACTCGCCGGCGATCTTCCTCGGCTCCGCCGACACCAACATCCTCGGCACCACGATGCTCGAGCTCTGGGTCCAGGGCAACACCGGCTCCGTCGCCGCCCTGGCCACTCTCCAGATCGCCATCACCGCCGCATTCGTCGGCCTCGCCGGGCTGCTCATGAAGGGATACCGCGATGCCTGA
- a CDS encoding ABC transporter substrate-binding protein has translation MSSPLRHPATRRRLLASFIAVTVTAALAACGGSDEPAAPTNQIAEGTAPDYYPAEYSQLIESSKGEGGELTIYSNTDQENWAPIFRDFQKKYPWVTKISANNLDSDEVFQRALAEQATGNSPADILVSNAAQAWAEYNEQGKGRLLEYTTPEAAKLPDFATLMPNVYAMSMDPLTIAYNTALVPEAPTGLASLAALVNKDRKKFQDKITTRDVKGAFGFTVSRAFAEADPNSWNTLQQLLPLARPETSSGTQTEKILAGEYLVGFFISAAPAYPVVKNSGGLFKVTFLDDGTVVLPRGIGIAPKAPHAATAKLFTDFVLSSEGQRAVAEGGLTSYRDDVPRAEGLHTYQEVVETVGEAKVIRAKYELVPDAEVQEFVTRWNGLLAQ, from the coding sequence TTGTCCAGTCCTCTTCGCCACCCCGCCACGCGGCGCCGCCTGCTCGCGTCCTTCATCGCCGTCACCGTCACCGCCGCTCTAGCGGCCTGCGGGGGCTCCGACGAGCCGGCCGCCCCGACCAACCAGATCGCCGAAGGTACCGCGCCGGACTACTACCCGGCCGAGTACAGCCAGCTCATCGAGTCCTCCAAGGGCGAGGGCGGCGAGCTGACCATCTACTCCAACACCGACCAGGAGAACTGGGCGCCGATCTTCCGGGACTTCCAGAAGAAGTACCCGTGGGTCACCAAGATCTCCGCGAATAACCTGGACAGCGATGAGGTGTTCCAGCGGGCCCTCGCCGAGCAGGCCACCGGCAACTCGCCCGCCGACATCCTGGTCTCCAACGCCGCCCAGGCCTGGGCCGAATACAACGAGCAGGGCAAGGGCCGCCTGCTGGAGTACACGACGCCTGAGGCCGCCAAGTTGCCGGACTTCGCGACGCTGATGCCCAACGTCTACGCGATGTCGATGGACCCGCTGACCATCGCTTACAACACCGCCCTGGTGCCCGAAGCCCCGACCGGACTGGCCAGCCTGGCCGCGCTGGTGAACAAGGACCGCAAGAAGTTCCAGGACAAGATCACCACCCGGGACGTCAAGGGCGCCTTCGGGTTCACCGTCTCCCGCGCCTTCGCCGAAGCCGACCCCAACAGCTGGAACACCCTGCAGCAGCTGCTCCCGCTGGCCCGGCCCGAGACCTCCTCGGGCACCCAGACCGAGAAGATCCTGGCCGGCGAATACCTGGTCGGCTTCTTCATCTCCGCCGCACCGGCCTACCCGGTGGTCAAGAACAGCGGCGGCCTGTTCAAGGTCACGTTCCTCGACGACGGCACCGTGGTGCTGCCGCGCGGGATCGGCATCGCGCCGAAGGCGCCGCACGCCGCCACCGCCAAGCTGTTCACCGACTTCGTCCTCTCGTCGGAAGGACAGCGAGCGGTCGCCGAAGGCGGGCTGACGTCCTACCGCGACGACGTGCCACGGGCCGAAGGTCTGCACACCTACCAGGAAGTCGTCGAGACGGTCGGCGAGGCTAAGGTCATCCGCGCGAAGTACGAGCTGGTCCCGGACGCCGAGGTCCAGGAGTTCGTGACCCGCTGGAACGGTCTGCTGGCACAATGA
- a CDS encoding GntR family transcriptional regulator: protein MTEPYSTKSDFAYSRLRELILSGEYEPGTVLNQAVLARTIGISTTPLREALRRLKSEGLVELDAHRDARVTPLTGEEARDLLEIRMSLDPLAAALAAERRSTSDIREIRDAIEGLRPLLHNPGFVDLVAHRRFHTAIYTASHNEILTTTLDALWDKADRYRRLGLEVERSQEERDQKAAEHQELLDCVINRDADGAADVMRRHIDTSLGAKAASRLNAQKLDATP from the coding sequence ATGACGGAGCCTTACTCCACCAAGAGCGACTTCGCCTACAGCCGGCTGCGCGAGCTGATCCTGTCCGGCGAATACGAGCCCGGCACCGTGCTGAACCAGGCCGTCCTCGCCCGGACGATCGGGATCAGCACCACCCCGCTGCGCGAAGCCCTACGCCGGCTCAAGTCCGAGGGTCTGGTGGAACTCGACGCGCACCGCGACGCCCGGGTCACCCCGCTGACCGGCGAGGAGGCACGCGACCTGCTCGAGATCCGGATGTCGCTGGACCCGCTCGCCGCCGCTCTCGCCGCCGAGCGCCGCAGCACCTCCGACATCCGCGAGATCCGCGACGCCATCGAGGGCTTGCGCCCGCTGCTGCACAACCCCGGTTTCGTCGACCTGGTCGCTCACCGCCGCTTCCACACCGCGATCTACACCGCGTCGCACAACGAAATCCTGACCACCACGCTCGACGCGCTGTGGGACAAGGCCGACCGCTACCGGCGGCTCGGCCTGGAGGTCGAACGCAGCCAGGAAGAACGCGACCAGAAGGCCGCCGAGCACCAGGAACTCCTCGACTGTGTGATCAACCGGGATGCCGACGGCGCCGCCGACGTCATGCGCCGGCACATCGACACCAGCCTCGGCGCCAAGGCCGCCTCCCGGCTCAACGCGCAGAAGCTCGACGCCACACCCTGA
- a CDS encoding MFS transporter, translating to MQRALLIMHTVLVQALTFVMRPTATYQALDLDVPAAYLGVLGASFAVVPLLLAAPSGQLVDRLGERLMLIAGPVLLTVAAAGFVTLGDTVAGLIVATMLLGTGHLCAVVGQQALVANNTAAGRYDTAFGYYTFAASLGQALGPGLIILFGGDRTVPDTRLIFIGALAVSVPLFAVSLFLRPSGQHGRQAGTQPGGFRDLLARPGLVRALTVSCVVLAAVDITLVYLPALGTERGIAAGTIGILLTLRAVASMTSRLFLGRLAAAVGRRHLLVGTVTLSAAGLALMLAPMPLWLMAVLIVVTGLGLGAGQPLTMSFLAESAPPGLRGRAMSLRLTGNRLGQVVIPSTAGLLAIGAGAAGVLALTAAGLAGAAIAAGGLHPTERNDHD from the coding sequence ATGCAACGAGCTCTGCTGATCATGCACACGGTGCTCGTCCAGGCGCTCACCTTCGTCATGCGGCCGACCGCCACCTACCAGGCACTCGACCTCGACGTTCCCGCCGCCTACCTCGGCGTGCTCGGCGCCAGCTTCGCCGTCGTGCCGTTGCTGCTGGCAGCACCGTCCGGACAGCTCGTCGATCGGCTCGGCGAACGCCTCATGCTGATCGCCGGGCCGGTCCTGTTGACCGTCGCGGCTGCCGGGTTCGTCACCCTCGGCGACACGGTCGCCGGGCTGATCGTCGCCACCATGCTGCTCGGCACCGGACACCTGTGCGCCGTGGTCGGGCAGCAGGCACTGGTTGCCAACAACACCGCTGCCGGTCGATACGACACCGCATTCGGCTACTACACCTTCGCCGCCTCGCTCGGGCAGGCGCTCGGGCCCGGCCTGATCATCCTCTTCGGCGGCGACCGGACCGTACCCGACACGCGGTTGATCTTCATCGGTGCACTCGCCGTCAGCGTCCCGCTGTTCGCCGTCTCGCTGTTCCTGCGCCCCTCCGGCCAGCACGGCCGACAGGCCGGCACGCAGCCCGGCGGATTCCGTGACCTGCTCGCCCGCCCCGGGCTCGTCCGCGCGCTGACGGTCAGCTGCGTCGTGCTCGCCGCCGTCGACATCACCCTGGTCTACCTGCCCGCCCTCGGCACCGAACGGGGCATCGCCGCCGGAACCATCGGCATCCTGCTCACCCTGCGCGCCGTCGCCTCGATGACCTCGCGGCTGTTCCTCGGCCGGCTGGCCGCCGCCGTCGGCCGCCGGCACCTGCTCGTCGGCACCGTCACCCTCTCCGCCGCCGGCCTGGCCCTGATGCTGGCGCCCATGCCGCTGTGGCTGATGGCCGTCCTGATCGTCGTCACCGGCCTCGGTCTCGGCGCCGGCCAGCCCCTCACCATGTCCTTCCTGGCCGAATCCGCACCACCCGGCCTACGCGGGCGAGCCATGTCGCTGCGCCTGACCGGCAACCGCCTCGGCCAGGTCGTCATCCCCAGCACCGCCGGACTACTGGCGATCGGCGCCGGAGCAGCCGGTGTCCTCGCCCTCACCGCCGCAGGTCTCGCCGGCGCGGCCATCGCCGCCGGGGGCTTGCACCCCACCGAAAGGAACGACCATGACTAA
- the rraA gene encoding ribonuclease E activity regulator RraA → MTNTADLYDQYGEKLGSCDTQLRQYGGTPVFHGPAVTVSCFEDNALLKSVLSEPGAGRVLVVDGGGSVHTALMGDIIGGLAVDNGWAGVIINGAVRDVAALRELPVGIKALGSNPRKSAKTGAGERDIVLEFGGCRFTPGAQVVSDDDGVVVLPAGSGHLDG, encoded by the coding sequence ATGACTAATACCGCGGACCTGTACGACCAGTACGGCGAGAAGCTCGGCTCCTGCGACACCCAGCTACGCCAATACGGCGGAACCCCCGTCTTCCACGGTCCCGCCGTCACCGTCTCCTGCTTCGAGGACAACGCCCTGCTCAAATCCGTTCTCAGTGAACCCGGCGCCGGCCGGGTGCTCGTGGTCGACGGCGGCGGTTCGGTGCACACGGCCCTGATGGGCGACATCATCGGCGGTCTCGCCGTCGACAACGGCTGGGCCGGCGTCATCATCAACGGCGCGGTCCGCGACGTGGCGGCCCTGCGCGAACTCCCGGTCGGCATCAAGGCGCTCGGCTCCAACCCGCGCAAGAGCGCCAAGACCGGCGCCGGAGAACGCGACATCGTCCTCGAATTCGGCGGCTGCCGATTCACACCCGGCGCCCAGGTCGTCAGCGACGACGACGGCGTCGTCGTACTTCCCGCCGGATCCGGACACCTCGACGGCTGA